In the Carettochelys insculpta isolate YL-2023 chromosome 6, ASM3395843v1, whole genome shotgun sequence genome, catccctgcccccagtgccatcacctccccactcccacagcatcTCCACAACCCAAAACCCTGCCGCCCTGCTCtccccaactccatcccctcccacccccaacccggccgcccagctccccccgccccaacctcCATCCCCTCCTATCCCCAACCTGgccacccagctccccgccaTCCCCTCCACCcggccacccccccacctccaacccctcccgcccccaaccTGGCTGCTGTGCTCCTCCCCACAACTGCCATCAGCTCTCACCCCTCCAGGATCTCTGCTCCCTACAGCCTTGACCCCTGCTCCCACCATGTCTGGCACCTCCCCAGCTTCTCCAATATCTCTGCTCCCTACAGTGCTGctacctgctcccccacctcacctTGAGCTGTAGCTGGGCCCACTCCctgtccagcaccagctggaaGCCGGGGGGTGGCAAGTAGATGCTCTCAGGCACCAGAGTGCCAGTGGACAGCAGGGAAGCTGTATCCtcatgctctgggctgggccgtcgccggggccggggggagccagCACTGGAGCTGGCAATGGAGAGGCTGTCGCAGCCACGGGCGAATGCCAGGCTCCCTCCTGACTCCTCCTCGCCTTCTGGCCCAGAGCCTTCATCCCCCTCCTCATTGGTTTGGGCAGGCACCACCTGGCTGGGGACCTCAGCGTCTGACAGCAGAGACTCCGACGAGCCGCAGAGTGAGCCCTGAGGGAAGGAGGCATGGGGCAGAACAAGCCCCCACTATCACCGCCTAcgccagcccttccccaccaccctcctGCATGGCCCAGCTCTCCACCCACAGCACCCACGGCCCCCAGCAAGGCTCCTCTCTAGTCTCACCTCTGGGCCACGCAGTCCCCGGATCAGCCCCTCAGCCCGGGAGAGTTTCATCTTCAGCTGGGCAATCTCCTCCTCCATGGGTAGCACAATGCTGCGCAGCCGCTCGGAGTCCTCCTGCGCCTGGGCAGGGACACAGTGAGCCAGGGACCACGatgtccccacaccccagccccagccccacagccctacctcccaCCCTTCAGCCCCAGCAATCAAagtcctcctgcacctcagtggAGATAGGATGATCCAGGAAGCcaagtgccccctgcccccatccccttttCCTGACACCACATCCCTGCCCCTCGCCCTTCCATTGCAGCCTCCCCAAGTCCTCCTGCACCTGGGCAGAGACAAGGTGAGTTAGGGACCCCAGTGCACCCTGCGCCCCAGTTCCTGCTCCCCAGACCAGACCCTCTTCCCCATGACCCCCACCCTCAACACCTTCTCCACAACCCTGACACCCACCCTTCATCCACATCTGCTTGGTGTCCTCCTGGGTGGGCACAGGGTGAGTTGGGGACCCCGAATGCCCCACACCCAACCCATAGCACCCATTCTCTGCACCTCCCCCACTTCAGCCACAGCTTCCCAGAGTCCTCCTGGGACATAAGAAAGGCCAcatggggtcagaccaaaagcctgtccagcctagtatcctgtctaccaacaggggccaatgccagggACCCCGAGGGACGGGACAGGACAAGCAATCCTCGAGTGATCATCCCCTTGTCCAGTCCTCATTTCTGGCAGCTGGAGGGTTAGGCACTCCCCATATAGTGTTGTGCTAACATGCCCTCCTGAACATCCCAAGGAAGGGAGAGCTAAGATCTGACAAGGTAAGAAGACTGGTCCTGTGCTTGCTTCACTGACATTAGGCTGGTTTGAGCAGATTTTTCTTCTGCCCAGCAACATTCCACAGCTACATCAAGTCAGTGCTCTGTTGTACAGCGTGCAAAGAACAGCTACAACGTTTGGTTCTGAGGGACAAGCAACCTGTGCTCCTTCCGGCTCTGCAGCTCTGGATTCTGCTGGACTCTTTCTCCAACCTTCCCGGCATCCTGTCACTTTCCACACCGACTGCACTGTGCAAGGAAATACCGCCTTTGGCTCAATTGTACCCACTGCCTCCTGGCACCTTTTGGGGGCTCTGGTTCTTCTAGGCCTCTGGCACAGGCCCCTCACCAGGGTCGCCTCTTCCAAGCGgaacagtcccagtcttcacCTCGGCTAGTACTGCAGCCATTCCATACCATCTGTGGTTGTCTCTGCCCTTTCCAGCTCCCATCACTCCGCTTGCAGCTGGGATGACTAGCACGCAGCGGTGTGCCAGGGCGGGCACACGGCACGTTTGTACAGGGGTCGGATGGCATTACCTGTCTCACCTGCTGTCCCAGCCCTTGTGATTCACAGCACTGTCTGGTCTGACAGGCACGGCCCATGGAGTGGCTGCTCTCATAGAACCAGCCGCAGCAACCGCATGATCTCTCTCCTGAGCTGCCACAGCTAACAAGCACTCAAGAAGATGGTCCTAGGGAGGGACAAGCTGTGCCACAGACCTCAAACCCCAAATCTCTCTGTCTCCAGCGCTCAGCCCTTCACCCACAGGGCCCTCCATCTACCCCTCTGCATGCTACACCCCACACAGCATCTTGCTGGATCTGGGAAGCCAGGGCCCCAGAGCCCTCCACATCTAATCTACGGCCCCCAGCACCTCCTACCCTTGTCCCACAGCCATTCAGATCCACCCACCCTCTACACCACTCAGAGTTACTCTGGTCCCAGGATCAATTTGGGGttccccaacaccccctcctccaccccaggggCTCAATCTCTCCAGCCTCACCTTCTCCATCTGCCGCTCCAGTGAGTCCAGGTGATTTTCCTGTGCCCGGTGTTGCTGCAGGCAGCTCAGCTCccggcccccccactgcccccccctgtgcagttcctgctgcagggctgcaaggCGCACCTCATAGCTGCTGATGGtgtctggggaagcagcaggggacaTTGTGAGGGGACACAGAGCACCAGTCCCACCCCACGCATGTCCCAGACATGTGGGAGTGGACccatccccaggctggggcagcacaGATGCATGCGTGTCTGTGTCCACCTTTTCTCCAAGCCAGCAGCTTGTGTCCAGCTTATCCAACACACACCCACCGCAAGGCAcgggggcaggcagcagtgggtGAAGGGAGACTGCGTACTGGACTGGTGGCAGATGGGAAGAGAGCTGGGTGGATGGAGGCTGTGGGACGCATAAGGGGATAGAAATGGAGTGGTGGTAGGAACAGAAGGGACTGAGGTGCAGCACCAGGCATGCATATAGGGCAGCGGCAGACACGTGCACACAGAGGCgcatgtgggggctggggcagaggggggtatATGGGTGGGGTCATGGATATGCACGTGGTGGGGATAGGACTACAGAAGAACTGGAAATGGTGGCAGTGTATGGAGGCTGTGGTAGGTGTACAAGGGTGACAGGCACACAGATACTGTGGAAGTATTGCAGGGGGCATGGGAGGAGGGTGATAGGTCTATGGGGATGCAAAGGGGGTTGTGACAGGCATCTGGAGGCCATGGGGGTGTACGGCAGAGGTGGATGTAGGAGGAGAGTGGTAGGCGTAAGGGGGTGTAGATGGGACCAGGACAAGCGTATGGTGTGTAGGCTGTAGTGCGTGTATGGAGATGGTGAGCATAAGAGAAGGTCTGTAAGATTATGGGACTTAGATGGGCCTGCGACAGGTGTCTGTGAGCCCTGGTGGGGGCACAGAGGTGGTGGATATAGGAGGAGGGAGGTaggagtctgggggtgcaggtgggagggtggcaggtgactgggggctgtggtgggtgcACGGAGGGGGTGGATATAGGAGGAGGGCGGTaggagtgtgggggtgcaggtgggagggtggcaggTGACTGGGGCTGTGATGGGTGCAAGGAGGAGGTGGATCTAGGAGGAGGGTGGTAGGAGTGtgtgggtgcaggtgggagcATGGCAGGTGACTGGGCGCTGTGGTGTGTGTAAGGGGGTGTAGATGGGGGGTGCAAGGAGGTGCGGGATACAGGAGGAGGGCGGTaggagtgtgggggtgcaggtgaGAGCGTGGCAGGTGACTGGGGGCCGTGGTGGGTGCACGGAGGGGGTGGATATAGGAGGAGGGCGGTaggagtgtgggggtgcaggtgggagggtggcaggTGACTGGGGGCCGTGGTGGGTGCACGGAGGGGGTGGATACAGGAGGAGGGCGGTaggagtgtgggggtgcaggtgggagggtggcaggtgactgggggctgtggtgggtgcATGGAGGGGGTGGATATAGAAGGCCGGTAGGAGTGTGGGGCGCGTGGGGAGTGGTATGACCCCATGGGTGTGCTGGACATGTCTCACCTTTGAGGATTGCCTGCAGAGAGGCCACCTCCTCCTGGCACTGGCGTTGCACGGCAGCCACAGCTTCCTGCTTAGTGCTCTCGCTCACGGTGGCCACAGCTCGGACCGTCTCCACCTCGGCCAGCGCAGccgccagctgctcctgcagtgcCTGGATTGTCCCCTCAGCGTCTGGCTGAAGCTCAGTGCCAGCTGTCTCCACCACCACACCTGGGtcggggggggctgcaggccccCCGCCATGTTCCTccaccccacacagctctgcaggcagagaTGGGGGGGTCACAGATCCAACTTGCCAggggcactgcccctccccacctaccataagcccctccccctgggctt is a window encoding:
- the RABEP2 gene encoding rab GTPase-binding effector protein 2 isoform X6: MRLCVHVSAAALYACLVLHLSPFCSYHHSISIPLCVPQPPSTQLSSHLPPVQYAVSLHPLLPAPVPCGGCVLDKLDTSCWLGEKVDTDTHASVLPQPGDGSTPTCLGHAWGGTGALCPLTMSPAASPDTISSYEVRLAALQQELHRGGQWGGRELSCLQQHRAQENHLDSLERQMEKAQEDSERLRSIVLPMEEEIAQLKMKLSRAEGLIRGLRGPEGSLCGSSESLLSDAEVPSQVVPAQTNEEGDEGSGPEGEEESGGSLAFARGCDSLSIASSSAGSPRPRRRPSPEHEDTASLLSTGTLVPESIYLPPPGFQLVLDREWAQLQLKAKHHQETLQQLEMAMQEKLQLQDALRRSSEDCAKQVLVLLDQIQNSEQLLQNLQATVSQTQHRTQEQIADLASSHKRLSYEVQRLSEENEGLRGSRAPLEPSEKPPLPSSVQELQALVRQQQEEAGTLRQSSEHQSERLRIEIVALREQLEEEEAARARLQGVLEAQLGAQREESRKGADARVMGKRVRLGCHGSSHDETLSLSVCPHACSGCIGLCTELMEASLCSVRSEMERLQQQLEQAEQRAQGLEQDVQRLQGDLAQHDQQGQTWEQEKVQLERIRQASSLEHVRSIVDGTQLKDVAELKEP
- the RABEP2 gene encoding rab GTPase-binding effector protein 2 isoform X5 produces the protein MRLCVHVSAAALYACLVLHLSPFCSYHHSISIPLCVPQPPSTQLSSHLPPVQYAVSLHPLLPAPVPCGGCVLDKLDTSCWLGEKVDTDTHASVLPQPGDGSTPTCLGHAWGGTGALCPLTMSPAASPDTISSYEVRLAALQQELHRGGQWGGRELSCLQQHRAQENHLDSLERQMEKAQEDSERLRSIVLPMEEEIAQLKMKLSRAEGLIRGLRGPEGSLCGSSESLLSDAEVPSQVVPAQTNEEGDEGSGPEGEEESGGSLAFARGCDSLSIASSSAGSPRPRRRPSPEHEDTASLLSTGTLVPESIYLPPPGFQLVLDREWAQLQLKAKHHQETLQQLEMAMQEKLQLQDALRRSSEDCAKQVLVLLDQIQNSEQLLQNLQATVSQTQHRTQEQIADLASSHKRLSYEVQRLSEENEGLRGSRAPLEPSEKPPLPSSVQELQALVRQQQEEAGTLRQSSEHQSERLRIEIVALREQLEEEEAARARLQGVLEAQLGAQREESPSLCSVRSEMERLQQQLEQAEQRAQGLEQDVQRLQGDLAQHDQQGQTWEQEKHVSPDSSGTSLPAGHERSLIMCSTEAGSKARLEAVLSEQRGKLQRLQAELDTSEQVQRDFVRLSQALQVQLERIRQASSLEHVRSIVDGTQLKDVAELKEP